From the Ancylothrix sp. D3o genome, one window contains:
- a CDS encoding cation-translocating P-type ATPase: protein MAISIKTPFKTEPAKQPNLNQTEIITLDVSGMRCAGCVKAVERQLTQQTGVLSANVNLAMQIARVEVHTGTIDPTNLAATLTQNGFQSYPRLSNSHTSQTETKNRTRKEIQKQIYQLITAGFLILLSGISHLQSIGLNIPFFHNIWFHWGLATLTLLGPGRSIWLDGAKAIWRKAPNMNTLVGLGATGSYLASCIALLFPSLGWECFFDEPVMLLGFILLGRTLEATARRRANSAIESLLNLQPPTARLITNPSQTSTQETLEIPIDRIRVGEWVQVLSGEKIPVDGQVVAGTSTVNESMLTGESLPILKQPGSTVTAGTLNQGSPLTIVATHTGTDTVLAQIIQLVEEAQTRKAPVQKLADTVAGYFTYAVMATASLTFLFWELAGTKIWPQVLHHATQINASHTHPTLDNSPLLLSLKLAIAVLVIACPCALGLATPTAILVGTGTGAERGLLIRGGDVLEKIHQVDTVIFDKTGTLTTGQFTVTDIWPVHPHLDDLIPSPEFIENLKNLPTANLSFLPTPENLKLLQLAATVESGANHPLAQAILDTARNLQIPLLNAVDFSEQAGFGVAAFVEQKPVILGTAAWLTKHGVSISSQTEKNAENLAKQGKTVVYLAVGSECTGLIACSDQLRSDAKTTVDSLKQMGLAVMLLSGDRLEVALQLALQLGLTPAEVKAGIRPDGKAAVIENLQTQGRRVVMVGDGINDAPALAAAHVGIALHSGTGVAVDTAGIVLVRDCLMDVVQSIQLSRRTLIKIRQNLFWALIYNILAIPVAAGVLLPMFGFSLSPSVAGALMAFSSVSVVSNSLFLRSN from the coding sequence ATGGCAATTTCTATAAAAACACCCTTCAAAACCGAACCGGCAAAACAACCAAACCTTAACCAAACAGAAATTATCACCCTCGACGTCAGCGGAATGCGCTGCGCCGGCTGCGTCAAAGCCGTAGAACGCCAACTCACACAACAAACAGGCGTCCTTTCGGCCAACGTCAACCTAGCCATGCAAATTGCCCGTGTTGAAGTCCACACCGGCACCATTGACCCCACAAACTTAGCCGCAACCCTAACCCAAAACGGTTTTCAAAGCTACCCCCGCCTCTCCAACTCCCACACCAGCCAAACCGAAACCAAAAACCGCACCCGCAAAGAAATACAAAAACAAATTTATCAACTCATAACCGCCGGTTTCCTAATCCTTCTTTCTGGAATCAGCCATTTACAATCAATTGGTCTGAACATTCCTTTTTTCCACAACATCTGGTTTCACTGGGGACTAGCCACCCTCACCCTTTTAGGCCCAGGACGTTCTATCTGGCTGGATGGAGCCAAAGCTATTTGGCGCAAAGCACCCAACATGAATACACTAGTCGGTTTAGGGGCCACCGGCTCCTATCTGGCAAGCTGCATTGCCCTTTTATTTCCCTCATTAGGATGGGAATGCTTTTTTGACGAGCCGGTGATGCTTTTAGGTTTTATCCTCCTCGGACGAACCCTAGAAGCCACAGCCCGAAGACGCGCCAATTCTGCCATTGAATCACTCTTAAATTTACAACCACCCACCGCCAGACTAATTACCAATCCCAGCCAAACAAGCACTCAAGAAACCCTAGAAATTCCCATTGATCGTATTCGCGTTGGGGAATGGGTACAAGTCCTCAGCGGCGAAAAAATTCCCGTTGATGGCCAAGTCGTAGCCGGCACCTCCACCGTCAATGAATCAATGCTCACCGGCGAATCACTCCCCATCCTCAAACAACCAGGAAGTACCGTAACCGCCGGCACCCTCAACCAAGGATCTCCCCTTACCATTGTTGCCACACACACCGGCACCGATACAGTCCTTGCCCAAATCATTCAGCTAGTCGAAGAAGCCCAAACCCGAAAAGCCCCCGTCCAAAAACTTGCCGATACCGTCGCCGGCTATTTTACTTACGCCGTCATGGCCACCGCTTCCCTCACCTTTCTATTTTGGGAGTTGGCCGGTACAAAAATTTGGCCCCAAGTTCTCCATCATGCCACTCAAATTAACGCTTCCCACACACACCCCACCCTTGACAATTCCCCACTTTTATTAAGTTTAAAACTAGCCATCGCCGTATTAGTCATCGCTTGTCCCTGTGCTTTAGGACTAGCCACCCCAACCGCTATACTTGTTGGCACCGGCACCGGTGCAGAACGCGGTCTTTTGATACGCGGTGGCGATGTTTTAGAAAAAATCCATCAAGTCGATACCGTAATTTTTGACAAAACCGGCACTCTCACCACCGGTCAATTTACCGTCACCGATATCTGGCCGGTTCACCCCCATTTAGATGATTTAATTCCCAGCCCAGAATTTATCGAAAACTTAAAAAACCTTCCTACCGCCAATCTCTCATTTCTCCCCACACCCGAAAACTTAAAACTCCTTCAACTCGCAGCCACAGTCGAAAGTGGGGCCAACCACCCCTTAGCTCAAGCAATTTTAGACACCGCCCGCAATTTGCAAATACCTTTATTAAACGCTGTCGATTTTTCCGAACAGGCCGGTTTTGGCGTAGCCGCATTTGTCGAGCAAAAACCAGTCATTTTAGGAACAGCCGCTTGGTTAACTAAACACGGCGTTTCAATTTCCAGCCAAACCGAAAAAAATGCCGAAAATTTAGCCAAACAAGGCAAAACCGTCGTTTATTTAGCCGTTGGTTCTGAATGCACCGGCCTGATTGCCTGTAGCGATCAACTCAGAAGCGATGCCAAAACCACAGTAGACTCCTTAAAGCAAATGGGACTAGCCGTGATGTTGCTCAGCGGCGACCGTTTAGAAGTAGCTTTGCAACTGGCTTTACAGTTAGGGCTAACACCGGCAGAAGTCAAAGCAGGTATTCGTCCTGATGGTAAAGCCGCCGTAATTGAAAACTTACAAACCCAAGGCCGGCGGGTGGTAATGGTTGGAGATGGCATTAATGATGCACCGGCCTTAGCAGCAGCCCACGTTGGGATCGCTTTACATTCAGGCACAGGCGTTGCGGTAGACACCGCTGGGATCGTTCTGGTGCGAGATTGTTTAATGGATGTAGTGCAATCAATTCAACTGAGCCGGCGTACTTTGATCAAAATTCGGCAAAACTTATTCTGGGCCTTGATTTATAACATTTTGGCGATTCCTGTGGCTGCCGGTGTGCTTTTGCCGATGTTTGGTTTTTCCCTGAGTCCATCGGTTGCCGGTGCTTTGATGGCCTTTAGTTCCGTCAGTGTGGTTAGCAATTCTCTGTTTTTGCGCTCAAATTGA
- a CDS encoding DUF4327 family protein, which yields MSQQVVHPMEKFQRQVRSLVEKKILKPTDSLWKISLLYGDEWPYWKNELQEFDFSMQDPVSMLLAVETWEDEE from the coding sequence ATGAGCCAGCAGGTTGTTCACCCGATGGAGAAGTTTCAGCGTCAGGTGCGCTCTCTCGTTGAAAAAAAGATTCTGAAGCCAACGGATAGTCTTTGGAAAATTTCTCTACTCTATGGGGATGAATGGCCCTATTGGAAAAACGAATTGCAAGAATTTGACTTCTCTATGCAAGATCCCGTTAGTATGTTGCTGGCGGTTGAAACTTGGGAAGATGAAGAGTAA
- a CDS encoding serine/threonine-protein kinase, whose translation MGRVRTLTLLDRPTQKVIQQWHFDNEPVIRIGRSPDNQVVIDDLLVSRFHAELRLTEDDKWLLVNHGTNGTFINGNRVSQSVVSDGILIELAKGGPILRLEISSPGCTHSGNPPGNLFCIHCGAPVKVERTIHQYLILRTLGKGGMGTTYLACERPTTKGKPPQLLVVKEMNADMAKIAKARELFEREARILQGLNHAGIPKFFDFFVEENKKYLAMELIHGQDLERKIYERGPVLPAIAIEWMIQTCEVLDYIHSQIPPIIHRDIKPANLMVRHIDNRVVVLDFGAVKEIGTPLGTRIGAPDYSAPEQNRGQPLTQSDLYAIGPTLIFLLTGQSPHQYYGRREQEYRFNVEKVPTITPQLRSVIDRVTEPKPSNRYQTARELSKALAACL comes from the coding sequence ATCGGGCGCGTGCGTACTCTAACTCTTTTAGACCGGCCAACACAAAAAGTTATCCAGCAGTGGCATTTTGATAACGAGCCAGTGATTCGTATTGGCCGGTCACCAGATAATCAAGTGGTGATTGATGATTTGCTGGTTTCTCGTTTTCATGCGGAATTACGCCTAACGGAGGATGACAAATGGTTGCTGGTTAATCATGGTACGAACGGTACTTTTATTAATGGCAACCGGGTTTCTCAAAGCGTTGTTTCAGATGGGATTTTGATTGAATTGGCCAAGGGCGGGCCGATTTTGCGCTTGGAAATTAGCAGCCCTGGTTGCACTCATAGCGGCAACCCCCCTGGTAATTTATTTTGCATTCATTGTGGAGCGCCGGTGAAAGTAGAGCGCACCATTCACCAATATTTGATTTTACGAACTTTGGGAAAAGGCGGGATGGGCACTACCTATTTAGCCTGTGAGCGCCCCACCACTAAAGGCAAGCCGCCGCAGTTGTTGGTGGTTAAAGAAATGAATGCCGATATGGCAAAAATTGCCAAAGCCCGCGAACTTTTTGAACGCGAGGCTCGGATTTTGCAAGGGCTTAACCACGCCGGAATCCCTAAGTTTTTTGACTTTTTCGTGGAAGAAAATAAAAAATACCTGGCTATGGAATTAATTCATGGTCAGGATTTAGAAAGAAAAATTTATGAACGCGGGCCGGTTTTGCCGGCAATTGCCATTGAATGGATGATTCAAACCTGTGAGGTATTAGACTACATCCATAGTCAAATTCCCCCCATTATTCACCGCGATATCAAACCGGCAAATTTAATGGTGCGCCACATCGATAATCGCGTTGTGGTTCTTGATTTTGGTGCAGTCAAAGAAATTGGCACTCCTTTAGGGACGCGCATCGGCGCTCCTGATTACAGCGCCCCAGAACAAAACAGAGGTCAACCCCTTACGCAGTCTGATTTATACGCAATTGGCCCGACACTAATTTTTTTACTAACCGGCCAAAGTCCTCACCAGTATTACGGACGGCGAGAACAAGAATATCGGTTTAATGTGGAGAAAGTCCCCACGATTACACCACAACTGCGAAGCGTTATTGACCGCGTAACAGAACCTAAACCTAGCAATCGCTACCAAACAGCCCGCGAACTTTCTAAAGCTTTAGCGGCGTGTTTGTAA
- a CDS encoding serine/threonine phosphatase, with product MLVCPQCHFHNPITNNFCQKCGTSLTQKTCPTCQTKVPLDALDCQSCGEMVGTVWLAVISGAPVATFTQQLAPDVAPLTSTPVFISLDTAPTSTQELPAVSDADEVEPFSASTLELDNIEPTAETAPPEVETETSQEPSDFEDEETTEILNLPVVTTGQPTVFQPRFAEPEEFQLPQTEPVESSETEPVSSPTSPSIFKQEFLDPQRRYKLLEVLPPQDAAESEIEVRVLDCKPYLLSPLAAVVASRVSLNPSQQLANSVEVWAIPKLAQSYLSALPQLQRNLPVIHDAWTEEEITVLVLQDRSHLPLLSQEWGNDKNGPINLLGWLYKMMDLWEALSPQHRQSLLEIQNLRVDEGGNLCLQRLYPEKPHTVLTLQELGGLWEWFFQQSQRTQLGSVTALLADMTEGKVQDIDTLREGLDAISDELEHTAPLAIDPDDDLDDDMPTIILPLQVVSIESAGATDIGKQRDHNEDFFGIETLINTLQTPQKRNIHARCLYILCDGMGGHAGGEVASAMATETLRGYFQGQCGDQFPSEAEISLGVKQANQAIYEINQKEMSSGSGRMGTTLVLALVQDSQLAVAHVGDSRLYSLTRRHGLKQLTVDHEVGQREIKRGVDAQTAYSRPDAYQLTQALGPRGEDFVHPDVQFFELQEDTLLLLASDGLTDNDLLEQHWQTHLQPYLSPDTSLETGVRQLIDLANQYNGHDNITAILIRARVQPGKA from the coding sequence ATGCTTGTCTGCCCTCAGTGTCATTTCCACAACCCGATCACAAACAACTTTTGTCAAAAGTGCGGCACCTCTCTAACTCAAAAAACTTGCCCCACCTGTCAAACAAAAGTGCCGCTAGACGCTCTCGACTGTCAAAGCTGCGGTGAAATGGTTGGAACCGTTTGGCTGGCAGTAATTTCCGGTGCGCCGGTGGCCACCTTTACCCAGCAGTTAGCCCCCGATGTGGCCCCCCTTACCTCTACGCCGGTCTTTATCTCCTTAGATACGGCACCCACCTCCACTCAAGAATTACCCGCCGTCTCTGATGCCGATGAAGTTGAACCGTTTTCGGCCTCGACACTGGAACTCGACAACATAGAACCAACAGCAGAAACCGCACCGCCAGAGGTAGAAACCGAGACTTCCCAAGAGCCGAGCGATTTTGAAGACGAAGAAACCACCGAAATATTAAACTTACCCGTTGTCACCACCGGCCAACCTACAGTCTTTCAACCCCGTTTTGCCGAACCCGAAGAATTCCAACTTCCTCAAACCGAGCCGGTAGAATCATCAGAGACAGAGCCGGTTTCTTCCCCAACCTCACCCTCTATTTTTAAACAAGAATTTTTAGACCCCCAACGGCGTTACAAACTTCTCGAAGTCTTGCCCCCCCAAGATGCCGCCGAATCGGAAATTGAGGTACGGGTTTTAGATTGTAAGCCCTACCTGCTTTCTCCTTTAGCTGCTGTGGTCGCTTCCCGCGTTTCCTTAAACCCATCACAACAACTTGCAAATAGTGTGGAAGTTTGGGCAATTCCGAAACTCGCTCAATCTTATTTATCTGCTTTACCCCAATTACAAAGAAACCTGCCAGTAATTCACGATGCTTGGACAGAGGAAGAAATTACAGTTTTGGTTCTCCAAGATCGCTCCCATTTACCCTTGCTTTCACAGGAGTGGGGCAATGACAAAAATGGGCCAATTAACCTTTTAGGCTGGCTTTATAAAATGATGGATCTTTGGGAGGCGCTTTCCCCCCAACACCGGCAAAGTTTACTCGAAATACAAAATCTCCGAGTCGATGAAGGCGGCAATCTTTGTCTGCAACGTCTGTATCCCGAAAAACCCCATACTGTTTTAACCCTACAAGAATTAGGCGGGTTGTGGGAATGGTTCTTTCAGCAGTCCCAGCGTACACAATTGGGCTCTGTAACAGCATTGCTTGCCGACATGACCGAAGGCAAAGTGCAAGACATTGATACATTGCGAGAAGGGCTTGATGCTATCTCAGATGAACTCGAACATACAGCCCCTCTGGCAATTGACCCTGACGATGATCTCGACGACGATATGCCTACTATTATACTACCATTGCAAGTGGTATCTATAGAAAGTGCTGGAGCTACAGATATAGGAAAGCAGCGCGACCATAACGAGGATTTTTTTGGCATCGAAACACTTATAAATACGTTGCAAACTCCTCAAAAACGCAATATTCACGCTCGCTGTCTTTATATTTTGTGCGACGGTATGGGGGGACACGCCGGGGGTGAAGTCGCAAGCGCAATGGCAACGGAGACTCTCAGAGGCTATTTTCAAGGCCAGTGCGGCGATCAATTCCCCAGCGAAGCGGAAATCAGTCTCGGTGTCAAACAGGCAAACCAGGCTATCTATGAAATTAACCAGAAAGAAATGAGTTCTGGCAGCGGGCGGATGGGAACTACCCTTGTGTTAGCTTTGGTGCAAGATTCTCAGTTAGCGGTGGCTCACGTTGGAGATAGTCGGCTTTATAGCCTAACCCGTCGGCACGGCCTCAAACAATTGACGGTAGATCACGAAGTCGGACAGCGGGAAATTAAACGAGGTGTTGACGCCCAGACGGCTTACTCTCGTCCTGATGCTTACCAACTTACCCAAGCTTTAGGGCCACGCGGAGAAGATTTTGTCCATCCTGATGTCCAGTTTTTTGAATTGCAAGAAGATACTCTGTTGCTTCTTGCTTCTGATGGACTCACGGATAATGATTTATTAGAACAGCACTGGCAAACACACTTGCAACCTTATCTCAGCCCAGATACCAGTCTGGAAACTGGTGTCCGGCAGCTTATTGATCTCGCTAACCAATATAACGGCCACGATAATATCACGGCTATTTTAATTCGGGCGCGAGTTCAGCCAGGGAAAGCTTAA
- a CDS encoding pseudouridine synthase translates to MSYRYLLFYKPYGVLSQFTEPDPQNPRPTLKDYVPVPSVYPAGRLDFDSEGLLLLTNDGKLQHRLLDPNFAHPRTYWVQVERIPDQTALQQLRQGVTIQNQQTRPALAEILPVEPQLPPRNPPIRFRKNVPTAWLQLTLTEGRNRQVRRMTAAVGFPTLRLLRVAIGPLELGNLQPEQWRDLTPAEIKLLQQLVSKPAPSKPVGGDFLKKKTPTSTSAKTLPLKVGAESLERYNKN, encoded by the coding sequence GTGTCTTATCGTTATTTACTCTTTTACAAACCCTACGGCGTTTTAAGCCAATTTACAGAACCCGATCCCCAGAACCCCCGACCAACCCTTAAAGACTATGTGCCGGTGCCATCCGTCTACCCTGCCGGTCGTCTCGATTTTGATAGTGAAGGACTGCTTTTATTAACCAACGACGGCAAACTCCAACACCGACTACTCGATCCCAACTTCGCTCACCCCCGGACCTACTGGGTACAAGTAGAACGCATCCCCGATCAAACAGCCCTTCAACAACTAAGGCAAGGCGTAACCATCCAAAACCAGCAAACCAGACCGGCTCTTGCAGAAATACTGCCGGTCGAACCCCAATTACCCCCACGCAACCCCCCCATCCGCTTTCGCAAAAACGTCCCCACAGCTTGGCTGCAACTCACCCTCACCGAAGGCCGTAACCGGCAAGTAAGACGAATGACCGCCGCCGTAGGCTTCCCCACCCTCCGCCTGCTGCGAGTAGCCATTGGCCCCTTAGAACTAGGAAACCTGCAACCTGAACAGTGGCGAGACTTAACCCCCGCAGAAATTAAACTTCTTCAGCAGCTTGTATCCAAACCGGCACCCTCAAAGCCTGTCGGCGGCGATTTTCTCAAAAAAAAAACCCCAACCTCAACAAGCGCCAAAACACTTCCCCTAAAAGTCGGGGCTGAGTCTCTCGAACGATACAATAAAAACTAA